One segment of Vulpes lagopus strain Blue_001 chromosome 8, ASM1834538v1, whole genome shotgun sequence DNA contains the following:
- the RASL11A gene encoding ras-like protein family member 11A produces the protein MRPPTMSGHCLLAPIPESSSDCLLPKDIKLAVLGAGRVGKSAMIVRFLTKRFIGDYEPNTGKLYSRLVYVEGDQLSLQIQDTPGGIQVQDNLTQVVDSLSKCVQWAEGFLLVYSITDYDSYQSIRPLYQHIRKVHPDSRAPVIIVGNKGDLLHARQVQTHDGIQLANELGSLFLEISTSENYEDVCDVFQHLCKEVSKLHSISGERRRASIIPRPRSPNMQDLKRRFKQALSSKVKAPSAVG, from the exons ATGCGGCCGCCCACCATGTCTGGGCACTGTCTGCTCGCGCCCATCCCCGAGTCTTCCTCCGACTGCCTCCTGCCCAAGGACATCAAGCTGGCCGTGCTGGGCGCCGGCCGCGTGGGCAAGAGCG cAATGATCGTGCGCTTCCTGACCAAGAGATTCATTGGCGATTATGAACCCAATACAG GCAAGTTGTACTCACGGCTTGTCTACGTGGAGGGAGACCAGCTATCCTTGCAGATCCAGGACACGCCGGGTGGCATCCAG GTCCAAGACAACCTCACCCAGGTAGTTGATTCCCTGTCCAAATGCGTGCAGTGGGCCGAGGGCTTTCTGCTGGTCTACTCCATCACAGACTATGACAGCTACCAGTCCATCCGCCCCCTTTACCAGCATATCCGCAAGGTCCACCCCGACTCCAGGGCCCCTGTAATCATCGTGGGCAACAAGGGGGACCTTCTGCATGCCCGGCAGGTGCAAACACACGATGGCATTCAACTAGCCAACGAGCTGGGCAGCCTGTTCCTTGAAATTTCCACCAGCGAAAACTATGAGGACGTCTGTGATGTGTTTCAACATCTCTGTAAAGAAGTGAGCAAGCTACACAGCATCAgcggggagaggaggagagcctCCATCATTCCCCGGCCACGCTCTCCCAACATGCAAGACCTCAAGAGGCGCTTCAAGCAGGCTCTATCTTCCAAAGTCAAGGCGCCCTCTGCAGTGGGGTAA